The DNA region CGGAGCCGCCGAGGTCCGACCTGTCGTCGACGGTCATGACCTGCTGGCGGACATCACCTCCCGCTTTCGCGGTGCGAGCCCCCGCCACCTGCTGGACCCGGACGAGATGCCGCTGCACGCCGGTGCCATGCCGCACGAGGTCCGGCTGGCAGGCGGCGGATGCGGCGAGGAGAGCTGCTGCGGCGCCCTCTACGCAACCGTGGAGCAGGACGGCGACGACGTGGTCTGGGCGGGTTGGCGCGACCCGGCCGACCCCGGACTGCGGCTGCCTGACCTGCTCTTCGACGCCGAGCAGTACGAGGCGGAGGTACGGCGCGCGACCGCGGACCGCGGCTGGGAGTGGCCGGCCTGCGCGGTCGCCCGGCTCCTGGAGGCCGCGCTGCGGCGGCGCGCGGACCGGCTCGCCCGCTGGGAGTGCGAACTGGAGGCGGTTTGGGCTGCCCGCGACGAACCCGACCGCATCCACGTCGTCCTGATGCACCCCGGCATCGACCCCGAACCCGGCCGCCCCTGGCTCCAGTTCGGCCTGACCCTCCCCGTCTACGACCACGACCCCGCCCGGCAGGCCGCGCGCCTGGAGGCCCGTCTCACGGCCGGTGACCCGCGCGCCGTCGCCGAGGTGTGGGGCGGCTCGTGGGACGCGGATCGACTCGGCTACCCCTGGCCGCCCACCCTGCCGGAGTGACGGGAGGCCGGGGCGCACACCTCGACCGGACGCAGCACCGTCAGAGCACCCTCGCGGCGCGCCACCATCGCGAACCCGAACCGGTCCGCCTCCAGACAGAGCGCGACATCCTCCGCGTGCACCCCGCGATAGCCCCGGCGCACCCCCTCCGCGAGTTCGCCCGCGGCGCGCGAGTCCCGCGCCCGCCGAACGTACGGAGCCACATCGGGCCCGGCCCCGGCGTCGCCGTCGCCGTCGCCGAGCAGCCGCGCGATGTACTCGGCGCAGGCCAGGTCCTCCGCCGCCCGCCCGTCGACGGTGAAGGCGCGCATGACGTCGACGACGACGGCGGTACGGGGCGGACTGCCGGTCAGCCCGGGGATGCCGAGGAAGCGATGGCGGTGGTCGCGGTCCGTCGTCGGCGCGTCCTCGGCCGCCTCAGTCGCTGCCGCCACCCTCGCCCCCGCCGTTCCCGAGGAACTGCTGCTCCTGCGACTGCCGCCGGCGGCCCGACCGCTGCGCGCCACGGACCAGCTCACCGGCGGCGAGCGTCACGGCCGCCACACCCCGCACCCAGCGCGGTCCGCCGCGTGCCGCCCAGACGACACAGCCGCAGCCCGCGACGGCCAGTACGAGGACACCGCTCAGGACGAGCAGGATCATGCGCGTTCCCCCCTTGTTTCCCGGTTGCCCGGTTCTCCCGGCGCTCCGGGATCTTGCGTGGTCGGTGCCATTCTTCCAGCCCGCGGGCCCGCGCTGGCAGCCGTACGCCTCCCGGTGGCACGCTGAGAGGAGGACAGAAGGGCTCCGCACCGGACGACACGCGGGAGGACCCGATGGGACGAGACGTCCCGGCGCAGACGTTCACCCGTGACGACCGCCGCCGGTTCCGCGACCGGACGCACACCTGCCTCGACGTGCTCGCCCGTCTGCTGCGCGAGTCACGCTTCGACGTCGAGCGGCCACAGGTCGGCCTGGAGATCGAACTCAACCTCGTCGACGAGAACGCCCGCCCCGCCATGCGGAGCTCCGAGGCCCTCGAAGCCATCGCGGACCCCGCCTGGTCCAGCGAGCTCGGCCGCTTCAACCTGGAGATCAACCTCGCGCCCCGCCGCTTCGCCGCCGGCGGCGGCCCCGAGGCCTGGGAGAGCGAGATCCGCGCGGCCCTCGACCACGCCGAGGAACGCGCCTCCGCGGTCGGCGCCCACCTCGTCATGATCGGCGTCCTGCCCACGCTGGAACGCGCCGACGTCGACCACCACGCCCTCTCCGAGAACCCCCGCTACCACCTCCTCAACGAGCAGATCTTCGCCGCGCGGGGCGAAGACCTCCTCATCGAGATCGACGGCGTCGAACGGCTCGTCACCTACGCCGACACCATCACCCCCGAGGCCGCCTGCACCAGCACCCAGTTCCATCTCCAGGTCGCCCCCGAGGAGTTCGCCGACCACTGGAACGCCGCCCAGGCCATCGCCGGCGTCCAGATCGCCCTCGCCGCCAACTCGCCCTTCCTCTTCGGCCGCGAACTGTGGAGCGAGACCCGCATCCCGCTCTTCGAACAGGCCACCGACACCCGCCCCGACGAGATCAGGATCCAGGGCGTGCGCCCCCGCGTCTGGTTCGGCGAACGCTGGATCACCAGCGTCTTCGACCTCTTCGAGGAGAACACCCGCTACTTCCCCGCCCTGCTCCCGCTGGTCGACGACGAGGACCCGGAAGCCACCCTCGACCGCGGCGAGATACCGCACCTCGCCGAACTCACCCTCCACAACGGCACCGTCTACCGCTGGAACCGGCCCGTGTACGCCGTCGTCGACGGCGTCCCGCACCTCCGCGTCGAGAACCGCGTCCTGCCCGCCGGCCCCACCGTCGCCGACGTGATGGCCAACGGTGCTTTCTACTACGGGCTCCTGCGCGCCCTCGTCGACGAGGACCGCCCCGTCTGGACCCGGATGTCCTTTTCCGCCGCCGAGGACAACCTGCACACCGCCGCCCGCCGCGGCATCGACGCCGAACTCTTCTGGCCCGGCATGGGCCAGATCCCCGTCACCGAACTGGTCCTGCGCCGCCTGCTCCCGCTCGCCCACCGCGGCCTGGAACGCCTCGGCCTCGACACCGCGTGGCGCGAACCCCTCCTCGGGATCGTCGAACAGCGCTGCGTCAGCGCCCGCAACGGTGCCGTGTGGCAGTCCGAGACCTTCCACCACCTCCACGACGTCACCCACCTGCCCCGCCCCGAGGCACTGCGCCGGATGACCCGCCAGTACATCGACTACATGCACCTCAACGCCCCCGCGCACACCTGGCCGGTGGACTGACCGACCGGCGGCCGGCGGCACTGTCGGTGCCGGGTGCCAGAGTGGACGTACCAGGCCGGACCACGGCCGGACACGGGAGGGAACAGCGGCTGTGGGGGACTACTTCGAGCGGGTCGTCGACATCGAAGCCACGGCGGAGGAGGCCGGCCCGCTCGCGGCCCGCGTCCTGGACCGGCTCGTCGCCGAGGGCATCCTGACCCGCGAACCGGACCGCGAAGGGATGTACAGCCTGTACGCGGACGAGGGCTTCGCCGCCGGCCCCGAGTGGGCCCGCGCCCTCCAGACCGAACCCGGCTGGGGCCCGGGCCCGGTCGCCGTCATCACCGGCCGCCACCACTTCGTCGGCGGCCAGGGAGAGGACGACGCCGAATACGCCGTCTGCCCGCGCTGCGCCGCCCGTACCACCTTCATCGACTACCCGAACTCCTTCGAGCCGGACGAGCGGACCTGGGCCCCCTTCCGGTCCGCCGTCGAAGCCTGGGAGGCCGGCGGTACGGGCGAGGCCACCTGCCCCGCCTGCGCCACCCCCTCCCCGGTCACCGACTGGCAGTGGGGCGACCCCTACGCGCTGGGCACGGTCTGCTTCGAGTTCTGGGGCTGGCCCCCGCTCTCGGACGCCTTCGTCGCCGACCTCACCGCCCGCCTCGGCCACCGCACGGTCCGGCACATGGGCAAGTTCTGATGGGCCCGGAGGCTACGGCCCGGCGACGAGGAAGATGATCTCGACCCGGCCCGGCTCGTCGCCGACGGGGTCGTGGACCCGGTAAAGGAGTGTGATGGTCAGACCGTTGTCGCCGGCCGGCAGGGTGGCGACCCGGCGCAGCTCCGCGCCCCGCACCGGCTGGGGCCGGGACTCGGGCGGGCGGGGGTCCTCGGCCAGCGCGGCCAGTGCGTCGTGGAGGGCGCGGCGGCCGCCGGGGGAGAGGTGGGCGATCTCGTTGTAGAGCCGGCGGGGGATCTCGACCATCCAGTGGGTCACGAGGCGGCGCCGCCCTTGTCGAGCTCGGCGAACAGATCCTCCACCGTCATCAGTTCCGTCTCACCGGCGAGCGACGCGCGTATCGCCTCCCGGACCTCCGGGCGGGTCCGGATCGCCACCAGCTGCCGGGCCTGCGTGATGACCGCGCGATACCCGTCCCCGAACCGGGCGGCCTCGAGGCGTGCGTCGAAGGCGGTCAGTTCGGCGGGATCGATGTCGGCGAGCGCGGCACGCAGCTCGGCGAGCGTCTGCGGACCCTCGTGGTCCTCGAGCCGGTACGGGCTGGCGTAAACGGTGTGGCGGGGCAGAGGACTCATGAACGTGCCTCCTCGTCTCGTACGCCTCCCACGGTACTGCCGGCCCGGCCCCCGGGGGGAGGTGCCGGACACCGGGAATACGGCCAGAACACGGCGAGGTACGTACAGGCGCCGGTGACAGCTCGTCACCTCTCATCGAGTGAACCCTCACCCTCGGGTCAAGGGTGAGAGTTCTCCTCCGTCACCCGTCATCCCCCTCCGGGAGTCGGATCGGGCCGAAGCCGACCCCCCTCCAGAGCGCCCGGCGGCCCGGGGCCGTGACGTCGTCCGTCATGCGGTCCCCGGGCACAGCCCAGTGACGGACCGGCGTGGCGTCCGGAGTGAGCGCCGGCCAACCGGGGTCGCCGGTGGCGGCGAAATCCACCCAGGCGCGCACCATGCGCGCGGACAGGGCGCGGTCGTCCGCGTCCGGGGCGCCGCCGAGGAGGAAGTCGGCGCCCTCCGCGTCGAGGTTGCCGAAGGCGAAGGGCACGTCAGCGGTGTGCCAGGGCCGGGCCCGGCCGCCCGGGACGGGGCGCGTGCGGGCGAAGCGGGACAGGTGGGCCCGGCCGCCGGCCCGGGCGTGCCGCTCGGCGAGCCGGCTGCTGTACTCGCCGAACTGCGCGTCGCCGAACAGCGCCAGATAGCGGTCCCGTACCGGCGCCTGCGGCATCAGCTCCCGGTACCCGGCGGCCGGCGCGGCGGGCAGCGGGAAGGCCCGTACGAAGGCGTCGAGTTCGTCCTCGGTCGTGACGTCCCTGATCGCCCCGACCCGGTGCAGGAACCAGCACTCCTCCACGGCGTGGCACACCAGCAGGTCCACGTCCCGCGCCGCCCCGGTCGCCGCTGCGTCCAGCGGGTTCGCCCGCAGCACCGTGCCGTCGATCACGGGCTGGAACACCACCGGGTTGTACGCCTGAACCGCCGCCACCGGGTCGCCGTCCCGGCAGCGCGCGGCGACCCGGTCGGCGGCCGCCACGAGCCGCTCCGGCGCGGCGGACCGCAGCCCGTCGGCTGTCGCGGCGACCTCGGCCTCCGCCGCGACGGCGGCGGTCACGGCGGCGGCCACCCCGGGCGTGAAGAAGGCGCTGGGCACGCTGTGGGCGATCACCCGGTGGAACAGCCCGCGCGCCTCCTCCATCGCCATCAGGCACGCCGCCGACCCGGCACCGGAGGACTGTCCGGCGACCGTGACCCGCCCCGGGTCGCCGCCGAACGCGGCGATCTCGTCCCGTATCCAGCGCAGCGCCGCCACCACGTCGAGCAGCCCGCGGTTGTCCGGAAATCCGGGCACATGGCCGAAACCCTCGAAACCGATCCGGTGACCCACGCTCACCACGACCGCCCCGGCACGGGCCAGTGCGGCACCGTCGAAGTCGGGCTGGGCGGGCGAACCGAAGGTGTACGCGCCGCCGTGGATCCACACGAGCACCGGCAGCGGCGCGTCGGTGTCCGGACGCGGCCGCGTCCATACGTTGACGGTGAGGACGTCCTCGTCGCCCGGCTCCCACACCGGCGCACCCGGCAGCCGCGCCGACTGCGGGGCGATCGGCCCGAAGGCCGTGCAGTCCCGCGTCCCGCTCCACCCGCCCGCCGGACGCGGCGGCCGGAACCGGTCCGCGCCGAAGGGCGGCGCCCCGTACGGGACGCCGAGCACGGCCACGACCCCGTCGTCCGCCCGCCGGCCGCGCACCCGGCCCTTCGACGTACGGAACGCGTTCCCCGTCCCTGACATCGCGTCCACCGACGCCCCCGTCTCTCCGGACCCTCGTCCAGTCGAAGATCATTTGTAGCGGACGGCGCGCCCGCCCGCTCGTCCGCCGACTCGGACCGGGACCCGGCACCGGGTGACGGCAGGTCAGCGCCCCTGCGGCCCCAGGGCGTTGTCAGTGGTGGGGGATAGCGTCGGGGGTGTTGGAAGAGACCGTTCCTGACTGGGGGGCATCGATGACCATGGGCTGTGCGGACACCACGCTGCGAGTGGTTCTGACGGACGTCAACGCGGGTGTGGTGGAGGCCTGGCGGGCGGCGTTCGCCGACACACCCGGGATCGAGATCCGGCGGGGCTCGATCCTCGACGAGGACGTGGACGCGTGGGTCACGCCGACGAACGCGGCGGGACGGATGGACGGCGGCGTCGACGCCGTGATCAAGCGGCATCTCGGGGCGGGCATCCAGCTGCGGGTGCAGCGGGCGATCCGCGACCGGTTCGTCGGCCGCATGCCGGTCGGCAGCGCGGTGTGCGTGCCGTCCGGAGCGACCGTCCCGCGCTTCGTGATCTCCACGCCGACCATGGTGGGCTCCTCGCAGAACGTGAGCGAGACCCTCAACGTCGCCATGGCCTGCGCGGCGGCCTTCCAGGCCGTGCACCGGCACAACCGGAAGGCGCCCGGCAGCATCCGCTCGGTCGCCCTGGTCGGGATGGGCGCCGCGACCGGCCGGGTGCCGGCCCGGATCTGCGCCAACCTGATGTGGACCGGCTACACCCTCTTCCACGACCACTGGTTCGAGGACGACGACGAGCTGCGCGCCATCATCACCACCCAGCTCGCCGGCATCGACCAGGCCCCGGAGACCACGAGGGTGCGGATCATGCCGCCGAAAGGGCATTCCTTTCGCCGCTGAGGCCACTTCGACCACCACCTCGAACACCACCTCGACCGCCTCCGGCACCGCCACGACGGCCGGCTGCCACCCCCACCCCTCAGGCACCACGACCGGGAGTTCCTCCTTGAGCGACGTCACCGCCACGCCCGCGCCCCAGCCCGACCCGAACGACCCGCTGGCCCTCGCCGAGCTCTTCACCGGCGGCGGCGAGTCCTGGCTGCCGGTCCTCAAGCCCGTCATCGAGGCCCGCCACGATGCCGCCCACTTCATCGGACCCGGCCGCAGCCCCCAGGTCGTACCCGTCCGCGAACTGACCTTCCAGGCGCTCAAGCCCAACCCGCCGCACAAGTGGAAGGTCGTCGTCTTCGGCCAGAACCCCTATCCGCGGCCGGAGAGCGCCACCGGCATCGCGATGTTCGACAACACCTTCAACGACTGGAAGGACAGCCAGTTCGGGCGGGTCGTCAGCATCCGCTGCCTCATCAAGGCGGCCGCGATGTGGAAGTACGGCATCGTCAAGAAGACCCCCATCGCCGACGTCCGCGCCCTCCTCAAGGAACGCGACACGGTCCAGCCGCCCGAGTGGTTCCAGGCCATGCTCACCCAGGGCGTGCTGCTGCTCAACGCCTCGCTGACCGCCAGCGCCGACGGCGCCATGGGCACCGACCAGCACACCACCTTCTGGCGGCCGGTCGCCGAGCGGATCGTCGAGGAGATCCTCCGGGCCAAGCAGGAGGCCGAGGACCCGGAGGACCGCGGCGTCGTCTTCGCCTGGTGGGGCGCCCACGCCCGCAGCCTGAAGCGCACCGTGCTCCGCCTGGAGAAGAAGTACCCGGGCGTGGAGGTCCGGCACATCGACCACGCCAACCCGGCCGCGCAGGGCGACATCTTCTGCGAGGGCGATCATCTCGCCACCGTCAACGACGCCCTGCTGTCGCTCGGCGCGGACCCCGTCGACTGGCTGCCCAGCAAGGGCTGGAACAAGCCGACCGCCGGCGATGGCGACAGCGCCGGTACGGGTACGAGTACGGGCTCGGCGGCCCCGGACGCCGATGTCGCCGCGCGCATGGGCGCCTTCATCGCCTCCACGATGGAACTGCACCAGCTGTATCTGGAGCGGCTCACCAGCGTCCGGGACGAGGGCCAGGTCCTGCCGCCGGTCACCGGAGTGTTCGACACTCCGCTGATGTCCTTCGAGGACGCCGTCGCCCCGGTCACCGGCGTGCTCGCCGGGCTCGCCCGGCACATCGACCGCTCGCGCGAGTTCGGCAAGCGGCGGGCCGACGAGCCGGCCGGCGGCGGACTGTCCGCCGACGCCATCGCCGCGCTCTTTCTCTACACCTGCGAGTCGGGCTTCTACCGCACCATCAACGCCGTGCTGCGCTCCCCGGACCGCAGCCGCCTCGAACCGTATCTGCCCTACCTGCGGCTGTTGTTCTCGGCGGTCTCCGGACTCCCCGCCCGCACCGAGCCGCTGTGGCGCGGTGTCGGTCTCGACCTGCGCCGCCAGTACCCCCTCGGCTCCACGGTCACCTGGTGGGGCGTCTCCTCGTGCACCTCGAAGTTGAGCGTCGCGCGGGCCTTCCTGGGCAGCCGCGGCAAGCGCACCCTGTTCGAGGTGACCCCCGCGCGTGCGGTCGGCATCCGCAGCTTCTCCGCGTTCACCGGCGAGGAGGAGTACATCCTCGCCCCGGGCACCCAGCTGGAGGTCACGGACGTGA from Streptomyces fradiae includes:
- a CDS encoding glutamate-cysteine ligase family protein, translated to MGRDVPAQTFTRDDRRRFRDRTHTCLDVLARLLRESRFDVERPQVGLEIELNLVDENARPAMRSSEALEAIADPAWSSELGRFNLEINLAPRRFAAGGGPEAWESEIRAALDHAEERASAVGAHLVMIGVLPTLERADVDHHALSENPRYHLLNEQIFAARGEDLLIEIDGVERLVTYADTITPEAACTSTQFHLQVAPEEFADHWNAAQAIAGVQIALAANSPFLFGRELWSETRIPLFEQATDTRPDEIRIQGVRPRVWFGERWITSVFDLFEENTRYFPALLPLVDDEDPEATLDRGEIPHLAELTLHNGTVYRWNRPVYAVVDGVPHLRVENRVLPAGPTVADVMANGAFYYGLLRALVDEDRPVWTRMSFSAAEDNLHTAARRGIDAELFWPGMGQIPVTELVLRRLLPLAHRGLERLGLDTAWREPLLGIVEQRCVSARNGAVWQSETFHHLHDVTHLPRPEALRRMTRQYIDYMHLNAPAHTWPVD
- a CDS encoding macro domain-containing protein, producing MTMGCADTTLRVVLTDVNAGVVEAWRAAFADTPGIEIRRGSILDEDVDAWVTPTNAAGRMDGGVDAVIKRHLGAGIQLRVQRAIRDRFVGRMPVGSAVCVPSGATVPRFVISTPTMVGSSQNVSETLNVAMACAAAFQAVHRHNRKAPGSIRSVALVGMGAATGRVPARICANLMWTGYTLFHDHWFEDDDELRAIITTQLAGIDQAPETTRVRIMPPKGHSFRR
- a CDS encoding ADP-ribosyltransferase domain-containing protein, whose product is MSDVTATPAPQPDPNDPLALAELFTGGGESWLPVLKPVIEARHDAAHFIGPGRSPQVVPVRELTFQALKPNPPHKWKVVVFGQNPYPRPESATGIAMFDNTFNDWKDSQFGRVVSIRCLIKAAAMWKYGIVKKTPIADVRALLKERDTVQPPEWFQAMLTQGVLLLNASLTASADGAMGTDQHTTFWRPVAERIVEEILRAKQEAEDPEDRGVVFAWWGAHARSLKRTVLRLEKKYPGVEVRHIDHANPAAQGDIFCEGDHLATVNDALLSLGADPVDWLPSKGWNKPTAGDGDSAGTGTSTGSAAPDADVAARMGAFIASTMELHQLYLERLTSVRDEGQVLPPVTGVFDTPLMSFEDAVAPVTGVLAGLARHIDRSREFGKRRADEPAGGGLSADAIAALFLYTCESGFYRTINAVLRSPDRSRLEPYLPYLRLLFSAVSGLPARTEPLWRGVGLDLRRQYPLGSTVTWWGVSSCTSKLSVARAFLGSRGKRTLFEVTPARAVGIRSFSAFTGEEEYILAPGTQLEVTDVTTERGGLCTVKLTEVDAPLVS
- a CDS encoding carboxylesterase/lipase family protein; this encodes MSGTGNAFRTSKGRVRGRRADDGVVAVLGVPYGAPPFGADRFRPPRPAGGWSGTRDCTAFGPIAPQSARLPGAPVWEPGDEDVLTVNVWTRPRPDTDAPLPVLVWIHGGAYTFGSPAQPDFDGAALARAGAVVVSVGHRIGFEGFGHVPGFPDNRGLLDVVAALRWIRDEIAAFGGDPGRVTVAGQSSGAGSAACLMAMEEARGLFHRVIAHSVPSAFFTPGVAAAVTAAVAAEAEVAATADGLRSAAPERLVAAADRVAARCRDGDPVAAVQAYNPVVFQPVIDGTVLRANPLDAAATGAARDVDLLVCHAVEECWFLHRVGAIRDVTTEDELDAFVRAFPLPAAPAAGYRELMPQAPVRDRYLALFGDAQFGEYSSRLAERHARAGGRAHLSRFARTRPVPGGRARPWHTADVPFAFGNLDAEGADFLLGGAPDADDRALSARMVRAWVDFAATGDPGWPALTPDATPVRHWAVPGDRMTDDVTAPGRRALWRGVGFGPIRLPEGDDG